The proteins below come from a single Cupriavidus sp. P-10 genomic window:
- a CDS encoding branched-chain amino acid ABC transporter permease — protein MEISLDLLALQLFTGLALGAIYVLLAVGLSLIFGMLTVVNFAHGAFYMIGAYVGLLAVEKTGSFWAALVVAPLTVAAIGMLCERWLIRPLYGRGIDYPLLLTFGLSYIMVEAIRIWFGKAGLPFDTPEVLQGATNLGFADFPTYRLFVIGVVSLLLLALWLLIERTPFGLIVRAGARDPVIVRVLGIDVSRVWLIVFGMGTGIAALAGVLSAPLQGVSPEMGTSVLTVAFVVTVVGGMGSLMGAVVAGLLVGVVESMAVLFFPEAAKVSMFVIMAAVLLIRPQGLFGRTGLMT, from the coding sequence ATGGAAATCTCATTAGATCTACTGGCACTGCAGCTCTTTACAGGGCTGGCGCTAGGTGCAATTTACGTGCTGCTGGCGGTCGGCCTGTCCCTTATCTTCGGGATGCTGACAGTTGTCAATTTTGCGCACGGCGCCTTCTACATGATAGGCGCCTATGTTGGGCTGCTGGCTGTCGAAAAGACAGGAAGCTTCTGGGCTGCGCTCGTAGTTGCTCCGTTGACCGTTGCGGCCATTGGCATGCTATGCGAGCGATGGCTGATTCGCCCCTTGTATGGTCGCGGTATCGACTACCCGCTTCTGCTCACCTTCGGCTTGTCATACATCATGGTCGAGGCCATACGTATCTGGTTCGGAAAGGCCGGGCTGCCGTTCGACACCCCGGAAGTCCTGCAAGGGGCTACTAATCTTGGCTTTGCCGATTTTCCTACCTACCGATTGTTTGTGATCGGCGTCGTTTCGCTTCTGCTGCTCGCCTTGTGGTTGCTGATCGAGCGGACGCCATTCGGCCTGATTGTCCGGGCAGGAGCCCGTGACCCGGTCATTGTTCGCGTACTTGGCATCGACGTCTCACGTGTCTGGCTGATCGTGTTCGGGATGGGTACTGGCATTGCGGCGCTGGCTGGCGTCCTGTCGGCGCCGTTGCAAGGCGTATCGCCGGAAATGGGGACGTCCGTTCTCACTGTAGCTTTCGTTGTTACCGTTGTGGGCGGGATGGGGTCCTTGATGGGTGCCGTCGTGGCGGGCTTGCTTGTCGGCGTTGTGGAGAGCATGGCCGTACTCTTCTTCCCTGAGGCAGCGAAGGTGTCCATGTTCGTGATCATGGCCGCAGTGCTTCTCATCCGGCCGCAAGGACTCTTCGGCCGAACAGGATTGATGACATGA
- a CDS encoding Lrp/AsnC family transcriptional regulator: MKLDNIDRRILNALQEDGRLQNVDLAKRVGLSPSPCLRRVRLLEEAGVIERYVAVVNPAKVGVGLTVFVRVWLKGQDEETVNSFVAAIKDMPEVTECHLMAGDCDFLLRVVSQDLDAYRQFQMTHLARLKAVQNVKSEIPMQRIKQTSTILL, translated from the coding sequence ATGAAGCTCGACAACATCGATCGCCGGATTCTGAACGCCTTGCAGGAGGATGGACGTTTGCAGAACGTGGATCTGGCCAAGCGGGTGGGGCTGTCTCCTTCGCCCTGTTTGCGGCGCGTCAGATTGCTGGAGGAGGCGGGAGTTATCGAGCGCTACGTTGCGGTTGTGAACCCGGCGAAGGTGGGCGTGGGCCTGACGGTCTTCGTGCGAGTTTGGCTCAAGGGGCAGGACGAGGAGACGGTCAACAGCTTCGTGGCAGCCATCAAGGACATGCCCGAGGTGACGGAGTGTCACCTGATGGCGGGCGACTGCGACTTTCTCTTGCGCGTCGTGAGCCAGGATCTGGACGCGTACCGGCAGTTTCAGATGACCCATCTTGCCCGGTTGAAGGCCGTCCAGAACGTCAAGAGCGAAATCCCGATGCAGCGGATCAAGCAGACGTCCACGATCCTCCTTTGA
- a CDS encoding branched-chain amino acid ABC transporter permease: MCRVVAMHRVLATVVFFAAFPWLVPYHSLAINVLIYGLFAVGFNLLFGYTGLLSFGHAAFLGVGAYSAGILIAQYQLAWWAAIPAAMVAGCMVALVMGLLAIRTRGIYFAMVTLALSQCVYFLVYQMPSSGGENGLRGVNIAELDLFGFRLDLLDPLQKYYFIFALVSVSLWVLSRILASPLGGVIEAVRENEARARACGFDIERTKLLAFVLSAAFCALAGALNAIHLGSVPIETLHYSTSGMVVMLCLLGGMGTYFGPFVGAALFLLIQDFASGWTEHWQLIVGAVFVVFVLFFPKGVWGTFLEKVHHER, from the coding sequence ATGTGCAGGGTTGTCGCGATGCACCGCGTCCTGGCGACTGTCGTCTTCTTCGCGGCATTTCCATGGCTGGTGCCCTACCACTCATTGGCCATCAACGTTCTGATCTATGGACTGTTTGCAGTCGGCTTCAACCTGCTGTTCGGATACACCGGTCTCCTTTCGTTTGGCCATGCCGCATTCCTCGGGGTCGGTGCATATTCGGCGGGCATTCTTATCGCACAGTACCAATTGGCATGGTGGGCGGCGATTCCCGCGGCCATGGTCGCTGGCTGCATGGTAGCCCTCGTGATGGGACTCCTGGCCATTCGGACCAGGGGCATCTACTTTGCGATGGTGACGCTGGCGCTGTCCCAATGTGTTTACTTCCTGGTTTATCAGATGCCAAGCTCCGGGGGGGAGAACGGATTGCGAGGCGTGAACATTGCCGAGCTGGATCTCTTTGGATTCCGTCTGGACCTGCTCGATCCGTTGCAGAAGTACTACTTCATCTTCGCGCTCGTCTCGGTCTCTCTTTGGGTGCTCTCTCGCATCCTCGCATCTCCTCTGGGTGGCGTTATCGAAGCCGTCCGCGAGAACGAAGCTCGCGCCCGTGCCTGTGGTTTCGATATTGAACGCACGAAGCTGTTGGCATTCGTCCTTTCCGCCGCCTTCTGCGCCCTTGCCGGAGCGCTCAACGCTATCCATCTCGGAAGTGTTCCCATTGAAACACTCCATTACTCGACGTCCGGGATGGTTGTAATGTTGTGCCTGCTCGGAGGCATGGGCACTTATTTCGGTCCGTTCGTCGGCGCGGCGCTGTTCCTGCTTATTCAGGATTTTGCTTCAGGCTGGACTGAGCACTGGCAGCTGATTGTCGGGGCGGTCTTCGTGGTCTTCGTGCTCTTCTTCCCAAAGGGCGTCTGGGGCACGTTTCTGGAGAAGGTGCACCATGAGCGCTGA
- a CDS encoding TetR/AcrR family transcriptional regulator, with the protein METSKVADWDSASDKVARRLLPAERQQQIVEKAIEHFTRSGFGGSTRDLARQIGITQPLLYRYFENKEALIERVYNEVFQWRPEWEQQIADCSLPLIERLYAFYIDYSSVILREEWIRLFIFSGLTHEGINDRYMDMLRSKVFLPVLAEIREAFGIAAPRNAAENDAAIEMVWSLHAAIFYLGVRKWVYGLSVPDDMEAVIRQKVDIFLCGAPATLRKIQGATI; encoded by the coding sequence ATGGAAACAAGCAAAGTAGCGGATTGGGATAGCGCCTCCGACAAAGTTGCCCGTCGGCTCCTGCCCGCGGAACGGCAACAGCAGATTGTCGAAAAGGCGATCGAACACTTTACCCGGAGCGGCTTCGGAGGCAGTACGCGCGATCTCGCCAGGCAGATCGGGATCACCCAGCCGCTGCTCTATCGGTACTTCGAGAACAAGGAGGCCCTCATCGAGCGCGTGTACAACGAGGTCTTCCAGTGGCGTCCCGAATGGGAACAGCAGATCGCCGACTGTTCGCTCCCACTGATCGAGCGGCTCTATGCCTTCTATATCGACTACTCGTCAGTGATCCTGCGCGAAGAATGGATCCGGCTGTTCATCTTTTCCGGCCTGACCCACGAGGGCATCAACGACAGGTACATGGACATGCTGCGCAGCAAGGTCTTCCTGCCGGTCCTGGCTGAGATACGCGAAGCGTTCGGCATTGCCGCGCCGCGCAATGCCGCGGAAAACGATGCCGCGATCGAGATGGTCTGGAGCCTGCACGCGGCAATCTTCTATCTGGGCGTGCGCAAGTGGGTGTATGGACTCAGTGTGCCGGACGACATGGAAGCGGTCATCCGACAAAAGGTCGACATATTCTTGTGCGGTGCCCCGGCTACCTTGCGCAAAATCCAAGGCGCCACGATTTAG
- a CDS encoding VOC family protein, translated as MALAKLAHYSIRTTDLERSCAFYERVLGFRRGYRPPFDFPGAWLYMGDDESDYGTVHIIGVDPDNPSGLSAYLGDKSLPASGTGTLDHIAFLATGVEQMWATLRAEGISWRDRTVPSLGLHQVFLEDPSGVTIELNYPAAEVAGLALPDSAQAKTGALA; from the coding sequence ATGGCACTGGCCAAACTAGCACACTATTCGATACGCACCACGGACCTGGAGCGGTCCTGCGCGTTCTACGAACGCGTCCTGGGGTTCCGGCGCGGCTATCGACCACCCTTCGACTTTCCCGGCGCATGGCTCTATATGGGTGACGACGAGAGCGACTACGGGACGGTTCACATCATTGGCGTGGATCCGGACAACCCTTCCGGCCTGTCCGCCTATCTGGGCGACAAATCCCTGCCCGCGTCTGGCACCGGCACGCTGGACCACATCGCCTTCCTGGCCACGGGCGTCGAGCAGATGTGGGCGACCCTGCGTGCTGAAGGCATCTCCTGGCGTGATCGCACGGTACCAAGCCTCGGCCTGCATCAGGTTTTCCTCGAGGATCCTTCCGGCGTCACGATCGAACTCAACTACCCCGCTGCCGAAGTGGCAGGACTGGCACTGCCCGACAGTGCACAAGCAAAGACTGGAGCACTGGCATGA
- a CDS encoding DUF485 domain-containing protein, with product MTHTAPFPSAPGLARIDGSVDPHPMLRQPRFERLHRARRAFSWTLTAVMLLVYFGFILTLAFRPDLLAVPLTPGQPMTVGIPIGFGMFAFTFAMVAVYVYRSNTVYDKMIDEIRQGEPS from the coding sequence ATGACCCACACCGCCCCCTTTCCTTCGGCGCCAGGACTAGCCCGCATCGACGGCTCGGTGGACCCGCACCCGATGCTGAGGCAACCGCGCTTCGAGCGCTTGCACCGCGCGCGTCGCGCCTTCTCCTGGACGCTCACCGCTGTCATGCTGCTGGTCTACTTCGGTTTCATTCTCACGCTGGCCTTCCGCCCGGACTTGCTTGCCGTGCCGCTGACGCCGGGACAGCCGATGACGGTGGGCATTCCCATCGGCTTTGGCATGTTTGCCTTCACGTTCGCGATGGTGGCAGTCTACGTGTACCGCAGCAACACCGTCTACGACAAGATGATCGACGAGATCCGCCAGGGAGAGCCGTCATGA
- a CDS encoding aldo/keto reductase: MEYVRLGTTGLKVSRICLGMLTFGSPEWRPWVMDEDASRPLVKRAVDLGINFFDTGDTYSGGMSEVLTGKFLKEMFPGSRREEAVVATKVYEPVDIAYEGVKMASFVRRPNRDGLSRKRIFHAVDASLQRLGTDYIDLYQIHRYDTQTPIEETMEALHDVVKAGKVRYLGASSMWAWQFAKAQQVAKENGWTRFVSMQNHYNLLYREEEREMNPLCKDSGVALLPWSPLARGFLAGNRKREGFGDTERAKTDHLAKKFYFRESDFNVVDNLTRMAGQKGISNAELAYAWLLHKGVTAPVIGISKAAQLDQAVAALEVRLTPEEVRHLEEGYEPHPVLGHV; encoded by the coding sequence ATGGAATACGTCCGCCTCGGCACGACCGGCCTGAAGGTTTCGCGAATCTGCCTCGGCATGCTGACATTCGGGAGCCCTGAGTGGCGTCCCTGGGTCATGGATGAAGACGCATCCCGGCCGCTGGTCAAACGCGCGGTCGACCTTGGCATCAATTTCTTCGACACCGGCGACACCTATTCGGGCGGCATGTCGGAGGTCCTGACCGGCAAGTTCCTCAAAGAGATGTTTCCGGGGAGCCGACGCGAAGAAGCCGTGGTCGCTACCAAGGTCTACGAGCCGGTCGATATTGCCTACGAGGGCGTCAAGATGGCCTCGTTCGTGCGCCGGCCGAACAGGGATGGCTTGAGCCGTAAACGCATTTTCCATGCGGTCGACGCTTCGTTGCAGCGCCTGGGTACCGACTACATAGACCTGTACCAGATCCACCGTTACGACACGCAGACGCCGATCGAGGAAACGATGGAGGCCTTGCATGATGTGGTCAAGGCCGGCAAGGTCCGCTATCTCGGCGCCAGCAGCATGTGGGCGTGGCAATTTGCGAAGGCCCAGCAGGTGGCGAAGGAAAATGGCTGGACCCGGTTCGTCAGCATGCAGAACCACTACAACCTCTTGTACCGGGAAGAAGAGCGCGAAATGAATCCCTTGTGCAAGGACTCCGGTGTAGCCCTGCTGCCGTGGAGCCCGCTCGCCCGCGGCTTCCTCGCGGGCAACCGCAAGCGTGAGGGGTTCGGAGACACCGAGCGCGCAAAGACCGATCATCTGGCCAAGAAATTCTATTTTCGGGAATCGGATTTCAATGTCGTCGACAACCTCACCCGGATGGCCGGCCAGAAGGGCATCAGCAACGCGGAACTGGCCTATGCCTGGCTACTGCACAAGGGCGTGACGGCTCCCGTCATCGGCATCAGCAAGGCGGCCCAACTGGACCAGGCGGTGGCCGCGCTGGAAGTGAGGCTCACACCCGAAGAAGTTCGGCACCTCGAGGAAGGATATGAACCGCATCCGGTGCTGGGACACGTTTAG
- a CDS encoding MFS transporter codes for MTTSLQSIPGALSPDAVDESIAEQQRIVSKVIRKIMPLALIGIFVSYVDRTNLSVAGPDMQAALGLTPAMFGLASGLFFIGYVLFEIPSNIALQRYGAKLWIARIMVTWGLICMGTSLVTGATSLYIFRLLLGVGEAGFYPGILFYLSLFVPIRYLTRAFAVFQIGIPISLALGSAMTAALLTMDGILGVSGWQWVLIIEGALAVVVGIITCFAMASTPEKARWLTAREKQTLIAAIRSDRNSGADDSHGLSAIASVMKTRAAWYYCFQYTSMLIGFYAVTYWLPQIIKLRFSVSAVQAGLLSAVPWVFCAMALFTLSRIPPREKNRAGVLSAILMLAAIGLTMSAFAQSAILAFAGLCMAACMQAAVPLFYSFPSQHFAGARAAVALALVNSVGNIGGFFGPYILGVFRQTFHTDTVGLVFLAGTFVIAACMALGLPRQLRSAEAQAGARA; via the coding sequence ATGACGACATCGCTTCAGTCCATTCCCGGGGCACTTAGTCCCGATGCGGTTGATGAGAGCATCGCAGAACAGCAGCGCATCGTATCGAAAGTCATCCGAAAGATCATGCCTCTGGCATTGATCGGGATCTTCGTGTCCTATGTCGACCGCACCAACCTCTCCGTTGCCGGCCCCGACATGCAAGCCGCGCTCGGCCTGACGCCGGCAATGTTCGGTCTGGCCTCGGGACTCTTCTTTATCGGTTATGTGCTGTTCGAGATCCCATCGAACATTGCTCTGCAACGTTACGGCGCCAAGCTTTGGATCGCCCGGATCATGGTCACGTGGGGCCTGATCTGCATGGGCACATCCCTGGTCACCGGTGCCACGTCGCTCTATATCTTCCGCCTGTTGCTTGGGGTCGGCGAAGCCGGCTTTTACCCCGGCATTCTCTTCTATCTCAGTCTGTTCGTGCCGATCCGCTATCTGACCAGGGCATTTGCGGTATTCCAGATCGGCATTCCCATTTCACTGGCGCTGGGCAGCGCCATGACCGCCGCCCTATTGACCATGGACGGGATCCTTGGCGTTTCCGGCTGGCAGTGGGTCCTGATCATCGAGGGCGCCCTGGCCGTGGTGGTGGGCATCATCACCTGTTTCGCCATGGCCAGCACCCCTGAGAAGGCGCGATGGCTGACGGCCCGCGAGAAGCAGACGCTCATCGCGGCGATCCGCAGCGACCGGAACAGCGGGGCCGATGACAGTCACGGCCTGAGCGCCATCGCCTCGGTCATGAAGACCCGCGCGGCGTGGTACTACTGCTTCCAGTACACGTCCATGCTCATCGGCTTCTACGCCGTCACCTACTGGCTGCCGCAGATCATCAAGCTGCGCTTCTCGGTCAGCGCGGTCCAGGCCGGACTGCTCTCGGCGGTGCCCTGGGTGTTCTGCGCCATGGCGCTCTTCACGCTGTCGCGCATTCCGCCGCGCGAAAAGAATCGCGCCGGCGTGCTCAGCGCCATCCTGATGCTGGCGGCGATCGGATTGACCATGTCCGCATTCGCGCAGAGCGCTATCCTGGCGTTCGCCGGGCTATGCATGGCTGCCTGCATGCAGGCAGCCGTGCCCCTGTTCTACAGCTTTCCGTCACAGCACTTTGCCGGCGCACGGGCGGCCGTTGCTCTGGCGCTCGTGAATTCCGTCGGCAATATCGGCGGCTTCTTCGGCCCATACATCCTCGGCGTGTTCCGCCAGACCTTCCACACCGACACCGTTGGCCTGGTGTTCCTGGCAGGAACGTTCGTGATCGCCGCGTGCATGGCATTGGGGCTGCCCCGGCAACTCAGGTCGGCCGAAGCGCAAGCCGGAGCACGCGCATGA
- a CDS encoding FAD binding domain-containing protein: MNTVLHNKPKAIVVGGSLGGLFAANMLSRNGWNVEIFERTPEALTGRGAGIVTHPELFDALASAGVVVDESIGVHVNTRITLSREGVSLADRDMPQTLTAWGKMYDVLGKAFTGTYRTGAFVTSVDTYRDHATVTLQDGSTHRADLVIAADGFRSSVREQLLPSAGLEYAGYIAWRGLVDESQLSPDTHAAIFDKFAFCLPPREQILGYPVAGEANSTEPGQRRYNFVWYRATREDDELPDLLTDASGKRWPNGIPPGLIRPDVIADMEDAATSLLAPQFAEVVTKTAQPLFQPIFDLTVPRMAFGRIALLGDAAFVARPHCGMGVTKAAGDAMAIVRALSEHSTVETALDAYSTERVQFGHAIVEHARHLGAYMQAQLKSDQDREMAERYRTPEAVMRETAVSRQF; encoded by the coding sequence ATGAATACCGTATTGCACAACAAGCCGAAGGCGATTGTCGTAGGTGGATCGCTGGGCGGGCTGTTTGCGGCCAACATGCTCAGCCGCAATGGCTGGAATGTAGAGATCTTCGAGCGCACGCCCGAAGCGCTGACTGGGCGCGGCGCCGGCATCGTCACGCACCCGGAATTGTTCGACGCGCTGGCATCGGCGGGCGTGGTGGTCGATGAAAGCATTGGCGTGCACGTCAATACCCGAATCACGCTCTCCCGGGAGGGTGTGTCGCTTGCCGATCGGGACATGCCTCAGACGCTGACCGCCTGGGGCAAGATGTATGACGTGCTCGGCAAGGCTTTCACGGGCACCTATCGGACGGGCGCGTTCGTGACGTCCGTCGATACGTACCGGGACCACGCTACGGTGACGCTGCAGGACGGTTCGACCCACCGGGCCGATCTGGTTATCGCCGCCGACGGCTTCCGTTCCAGCGTGCGCGAACAGCTCTTGCCTTCGGCCGGCCTGGAATACGCCGGATACATTGCGTGGCGCGGCCTGGTCGACGAGTCACAGCTTTCGCCCGACACTCACGCGGCGATCTTTGACAAGTTCGCCTTCTGCCTGCCTCCGCGCGAGCAAATCCTCGGGTATCCGGTGGCGGGTGAAGCCAACAGCACCGAACCTGGGCAGCGTCGCTACAACTTCGTCTGGTATCGCGCGACGCGCGAGGACGACGAATTGCCCGATCTGCTGACTGACGCCAGCGGCAAGCGCTGGCCCAACGGCATCCCGCCGGGCCTGATTCGCCCCGACGTGATCGCCGACATGGAAGATGCGGCGACATCCTTGCTCGCCCCGCAGTTTGCCGAGGTCGTCACCAAGACAGCCCAACCACTGTTCCAGCCGATCTTCGATCTGACGGTGCCGCGCATGGCTTTCGGCAGGATTGCCTTGCTCGGTGACGCCGCTTTTGTCGCCCGCCCTCACTGCGGCATGGGCGTCACCAAGGCTGCGGGAGATGCGATGGCAATCGTGCGCGCCCTCAGCGAACATTCGACCGTCGAGACGGCCCTCGACGCGTACAGTACCGAGCGCGTCCAGTTCGGACATGCGATTGTCGAGCACGCGCGCCACCTCGGCGCCTACATGCAGGCCCAGCTCAAGAGCGATCAGGACCGCGAAATGGCCGAACGTTATCGCACACCGGAGGCGGTCATGCGCGAGACAGCAGTATCCCGTCAGTTCTGA
- a CDS encoding ABC transporter substrate-binding protein, whose protein sequence is MGAQRTARRFCIGVFAGLLAVGAQAQTIKIGLPVPLTGPYGAEAKDQVRNAELAVKEFNDAGGLNGRKAELLVRDDKLNPGEAATRTLELLEKDGAQFIVGGLSAATQLSINNVTKQRKVIYISISQSDVINEATDASPYTFHEAMNPHMTTQAVGRYVFKKGMRIAFLTADYAYGHEMTRGFTRVAKDLGAEVVGEVRHPLGQQDYSTFLPRLMALKPDVLIFNNFGRDNQISIKQASDYGMKKSIKFVTPVMTYTSRVAGGANTYEGVIGGTQYFWEMEATTSSAKAFNAAFRAKNEGRYPSDYGAMAYSAVKSLLLAVKSAGSSETEKVATALRNLKYDTYKGQQYYRPCDQQSVQSVLVIQSNSKEAANPDDVFKVLHVEPASEKLLRPCTELGFKG, encoded by the coding sequence ATGGGTGCGCAGCGCACCGCTCGTCGCTTCTGTATTGGGGTGTTCGCTGGCTTGCTCGCCGTGGGTGCGCAAGCACAGACGATCAAGATTGGGCTTCCTGTACCGCTTACCGGTCCCTACGGCGCGGAGGCAAAGGACCAGGTGCGAAATGCCGAGCTGGCCGTCAAGGAATTCAATGATGCCGGCGGTCTGAACGGCCGCAAGGCCGAGTTGCTGGTGCGTGACGACAAGCTCAATCCCGGTGAGGCAGCCACGCGGACCCTGGAATTGCTCGAGAAGGACGGTGCGCAGTTCATCGTAGGTGGTCTTTCTGCCGCGACGCAGCTATCCATCAACAACGTTACCAAGCAGCGCAAGGTCATCTATATCTCGATCAGTCAGTCCGACGTCATTAATGAGGCGACCGATGCGAGCCCTTACACGTTTCATGAGGCAATGAATCCCCACATGACGACGCAGGCCGTGGGCCGCTATGTCTTCAAGAAGGGGATGCGTATTGCCTTCCTGACCGCTGACTACGCCTATGGCCACGAGATGACGCGCGGCTTCACGCGAGTGGCCAAAGACCTTGGCGCCGAGGTGGTTGGCGAAGTGCGGCATCCGCTTGGGCAACAGGACTACTCCACCTTTCTGCCACGGCTGATGGCACTCAAGCCGGATGTGCTGATATTCAACAACTTCGGCCGCGATAACCAGATCTCCATCAAGCAGGCCTCGGACTACGGCATGAAGAAGTCCATAAAGTTCGTCACCCCCGTGATGACTTACACCTCTCGCGTCGCAGGCGGGGCTAACACATATGAAGGTGTCATTGGCGGGACGCAGTACTTCTGGGAGATGGAAGCGACAACGTCATCCGCGAAAGCCTTCAATGCGGCTTTCCGGGCCAAGAACGAGGGACGCTACCCGTCTGACTATGGCGCGATGGCATACTCGGCCGTCAAGTCATTGCTCCTGGCGGTCAAGTCCGCCGGTAGCAGCGAGACGGAAAAGGTCGCGACGGCGCTGCGCAACCTGAAATATGACACCTACAAGGGGCAGCAGTACTACAGACCCTGTGACCAGCAATCCGTTCAGTCGGTACTTGTGATCCAGTCGAACTCCAAGGAAGCGGCCAATCCCGACGACGTGTTCAAGGTTTTGCACGTCGAACCAGCCAGCGAGAAGCTGTTGCGTCCGTGCACCGAACTCGGCTTCAAGGGCTGA
- a CDS encoding cation acetate symporter: protein MKRVLTAAAALTAATPVLAATPPVGQGLNLIAIAMFLVFVAATLVVTRWAAKRNNSVADHYAAGGKITAMQNGWAIAGDYMSAASLLGISALVFTSGYDGLIYSIGFLASWPIILFLIAEPLRNLGRYTLADVLSYRLKQRPIRAFSASSSIVIVLLYLVSQMVGAGKLVELLFGFSYTSAVVLVGVLMVVYVFFGGMLATTWIQIIKAVLLLAGCAFMAFMVMSRFGFNLNSLFEHAVTTHGKHDAIMRPGGLVSDPVSAVSLGLALIFGTAGLPHILMRFFTVSNVKAARKSVLYATGIVGTGYAMIIVIGFGTIALVAGDPLYHNGTGAVIGGVNMVAVHLAHAVGGNVFLGFICAVAFSTILAVVAGLALAGSSAISHDLYATVIRQGKASEKDEMRVSRTTTLVLGVLSILLGILFEKQTIAFIVSLTFSIAASSNFPVLLLSIYWRGLTTRGAVIGGTLGLVTAVVLTILSPTVWVQVLGHASAIYPYEYPALFSMLVAFAGIYAFSVTDRSARGAWERAAYQNQRVACELGMGTKGTAEA, encoded by the coding sequence ATGAAACGCGTACTGACTGCAGCCGCTGCCCTCACGGCTGCCACTCCCGTGCTGGCAGCCACCCCGCCGGTTGGCCAGGGCCTGAACCTGATCGCCATTGCCATGTTCCTGGTGTTCGTAGCCGCGACGCTTGTCGTGACGCGGTGGGCGGCAAAGCGCAATAACAGCGTCGCCGACCACTACGCCGCGGGCGGCAAGATCACCGCCATGCAGAACGGCTGGGCCATTGCCGGCGACTATATGTCCGCCGCATCGCTCCTCGGCATTTCGGCGCTCGTCTTCACCAGCGGCTATGACGGCCTGATCTATTCGATCGGCTTCCTGGCAAGCTGGCCGATCATCCTGTTCCTGATCGCGGAGCCGTTGCGCAACCTGGGCCGCTATACGCTCGCCGATGTGCTCTCGTACCGGCTCAAGCAGCGACCCATCCGGGCGTTCTCGGCGTCGAGCTCGATCGTGATCGTCCTGCTCTATCTGGTGTCGCAGATGGTGGGCGCGGGCAAGCTGGTGGAGTTGCTGTTTGGTTTCAGCTACACCTCGGCCGTGGTGCTGGTCGGCGTGCTGATGGTCGTGTACGTGTTCTTTGGCGGCATGCTGGCCACCACCTGGATCCAGATCATCAAGGCCGTCCTGCTGCTTGCCGGTTGCGCCTTCATGGCCTTCATGGTGATGAGCCGCTTTGGCTTCAACCTGAACAGCCTGTTCGAGCATGCCGTCACCACGCATGGCAAGCATGACGCCATCATGCGTCCAGGCGGTCTGGTGTCCGACCCGGTGTCGGCCGTGTCGCTCGGCCTGGCGCTGATCTTCGGCACCGCAGGCCTGCCGCACATCCTGATGCGCTTCTTCACCGTCAGCAATGTCAAGGCCGCGCGCAAGAGCGTGCTCTATGCCACCGGCATCGTCGGCACTGGCTACGCCATGATCATCGTGATCGGCTTCGGCACGATCGCACTGGTCGCCGGCGATCCGCTGTACCACAATGGCACAGGTGCCGTGATCGGTGGCGTCAACATGGTGGCCGTGCACCTGGCCCATGCGGTCGGCGGCAACGTGTTCCTCGGCTTCATCTGCGCCGTGGCGTTCTCGACTATCCTTGCCGTCGTTGCCGGGCTCGCCCTGGCTGGCTCTTCCGCCATCTCGCATGACCTCTATGCAACGGTCATTCGCCAAGGCAAGGCATCTGAGAAGGATGAGATGCGGGTCTCGCGTACCACTACGCTGGTGCTGGGTGTGCTGTCGATCCTGCTCGGCATCCTGTTCGAGAAGCAGACCATCGCCTTCATCGTCAGCCTGACGTTCTCGATTGCCGCCAGCTCCAACTTCCCGGTGCTGCTGCTGTCGATCTACTGGCGGGGACTGACTACGCGTGGCGCCGTAATCGGCGGGACGCTGGGACTCGTCACGGCTGTGGTTCTCACGATCCTGAGCCCAACGGTCTGGGTGCAGGTACTGGGCCATGCCTCGGCAATCTACCCGTACGAGTATCCGGCACTGTTCTCCATGCTGGTCGCGTTCGCCGGCATCTACGCCTTCTCGGTGACGGACCGTTCGGCAAGAGGCGCGTGGGAGCGTGCGGCGTATCAGAATCAGCGCGTGGCTTGTGAATTGGGGATGGGGACCAAGGGGACGGCCGAGGCGTAA